Proteins co-encoded in one Halorussus salinus genomic window:
- a CDS encoding XapX domain-containing protein — protein sequence MNLTLTLLALLTGFLTGALFTFLGIPLPAPPELPGLVGIVGVYLGYKAVEYLDAGIDLLAALGLAG from the coding sequence GCTCCTCGCGCTGTTGACGGGCTTTCTGACGGGCGCGCTGTTCACCTTCCTCGGTATTCCGCTCCCCGCGCCGCCCGAACTCCCCGGTCTGGTCGGCATCGTCGGCGTCTATCTCGGCTACAAGGCGGTCGAGTACCTCGACGCGGGCATCGACCTCCTCGCGGCGCTCGGATTGGCGGGATAA